In Herbaspirillum seropedicae, a single window of DNA contains:
- the aroA gene encoding 3-phosphoshikimate 1-carboxyvinyltransferase gives MKQPSYPRHIDLAPVHHVQGTVKLPGSKSISNRILLLAALSGGTTRIFDLLASDDTLVMLMALQTLGVKWEQIEGTQDYIVHGVNGVLPVHQADLFMGNAGTAIRPLTAALAVLGGDYTLHGVPRMHERPIGDLVDALNAVGMRIDYTGNPGYPPLHIRRGQLTSSRMKVRGNVSSQFLTALLMAAPLMAREEAMQIDVVGELISKPYIEITLNLMRRFSVEVERDGWQQFIIKPGQHYRSPGSIHVEGDASSASYFLAAGAITGGPIRVEGVGRDSIQGDVRFVEALELMGATITMGENWIEASSNGPLKAVDADFNHIPDAAMTIAVAALYADGPSTLRNIASWRVKETDRLAAMATELRKLGAQVEEGADYLTVTPPAEIGTATIDTYDDHRMAMCFSLASLDGALRRGNRVRINDPKCVAKTFPDYFDVFKKIAEQTLI, from the coding sequence ATGAAACAGCCTTCCTATCCCCGCCATATCGACCTGGCTCCGGTGCATCACGTGCAGGGCACGGTCAAGCTGCCCGGCTCCAAGAGCATCTCCAACCGCATCCTGCTGCTGGCGGCGCTCTCGGGCGGCACCACCCGCATCTTCGACCTGCTGGCCTCCGACGATACCCTGGTCATGCTGATGGCCCTGCAGACGCTGGGCGTGAAGTGGGAGCAGATCGAAGGCACCCAGGATTACATCGTCCACGGCGTCAACGGCGTGTTGCCGGTGCACCAGGCCGACCTCTTCATGGGCAACGCCGGCACCGCCATCCGTCCGCTCACGGCCGCCCTGGCCGTGCTGGGCGGCGACTACACGCTGCACGGCGTGCCGCGCATGCATGAGCGTCCCATCGGCGACCTGGTGGATGCCTTGAATGCGGTGGGCATGCGCATCGACTACACCGGCAATCCGGGCTATCCGCCGCTGCATATCCGCCGCGGCCAGCTGACTTCGTCGCGCATGAAGGTGCGCGGCAATGTCTCCAGCCAGTTCCTGACCGCGCTGCTGATGGCCGCGCCGCTGATGGCGCGCGAAGAAGCCATGCAGATCGACGTGGTTGGCGAACTGATCTCCAAGCCCTACATCGAAATCACCCTGAACCTGATGCGCCGCTTCAGCGTGGAGGTCGAACGCGACGGCTGGCAGCAGTTCATCATCAAGCCGGGCCAGCATTACCGCAGCCCCGGCAGCATCCATGTCGAAGGCGATGCCTCCTCGGCCTCCTACTTCCTGGCGGCCGGCGCGATCACCGGCGGCCCGATCCGCGTGGAAGGCGTGGGGCGCGACAGCATCCAGGGTGACGTGCGCTTCGTCGAGGCGCTGGAGCTGATGGGCGCGACCATCACCATGGGCGAGAACTGGATCGAGGCGTCTTCCAATGGCCCGCTCAAGGCCGTCGATGCCGACTTCAACCACATCCCCGATGCCGCCATGACCATTGCCGTGGCGGCCCTGTATGCCGACGGTCCCAGCACCCTGCGCAATATCGCCAGCTGGCGCGTCAAGGAAACCGACCGCCTGGCCGCCATGGCCACCGAACTGCGCAAGCTGGGCGCGCAAGTGGAAGAGGGCGCCGACTACCTCACCGTGACGCCGCCGGCCGAGATCGGCACGGCCACCATCGACACCTATGATGACCACCGCATGGCCATGTGTTTCTCGCTGGCATCGCTGGATGGCGCATTGCGTCGCGGCAACCGTGTGCGCATCAATGATCCCAAGTGCGTGGCCAAGACCTTCCCCGACTATTTCGATGTCTTCAAAAAGATTGCCGAGCAAACCTTGATCTGA
- a CDS encoding prephenate dehydrogenase produces MFKKVVIFGVGLIGGSFALALRRAGQAAHIVGVGRSLQSLERARELGIIDAVATDAASAVQGADLILVAAPVAQTGPILASIAPHLEPQAIVTDAGSTKSDVVAAARMALGDRIVQFIPAHPIAGREKHGPEAALAELYEGKKVVITALPENDAADVEIVAAAWRACGAVIHRLSPQEHDAVFASVSHLPHVLAFALVDDIAAKPHAATLFQYAASGFRDFTRIAASSPEMWRDITLANRDALLTEVDAYLLQLQNIRAMIAAGDGPGIEKIYASAQHARQQWAAAIEAAERKAS; encoded by the coding sequence GTGTTCAAGAAAGTCGTCATCTTCGGCGTGGGCCTCATCGGCGGCTCCTTCGCCCTGGCCCTGCGCCGCGCCGGCCAGGCCGCGCATATCGTCGGCGTGGGCCGCTCCCTGCAGAGCCTGGAACGCGCCCGCGAGCTGGGTATCATCGACGCCGTGGCCACCGATGCGGCCAGCGCCGTGCAGGGCGCTGACCTGATCCTGGTCGCCGCGCCGGTGGCGCAGACCGGCCCTATCCTGGCCTCTATCGCCCCGCACCTGGAGCCGCAGGCCATCGTCACCGATGCCGGCAGCACCAAGAGCGATGTGGTGGCGGCTGCGCGCATGGCGCTGGGCGATCGTATTGTCCAGTTCATCCCCGCCCATCCGATTGCCGGACGCGAGAAACATGGTCCGGAAGCCGCGCTGGCCGAGCTGTACGAGGGCAAGAAGGTGGTGATTACCGCCTTGCCCGAGAATGACGCCGCCGACGTGGAGATCGTCGCTGCCGCCTGGCGTGCTTGCGGCGCGGTCATCCACCGCCTCTCGCCGCAGGAGCATGACGCCGTGTTCGCATCGGTGAGCCATCTGCCGCATGTGCTGGCCTTTGCGCTGGTGGACGACATCGCCGCCAAGCCGCATGCGGCCACGCTGTTCCAGTACGCAGCCAGCGGCTTCCGGGATTTCACACGCATTGCTGCGTCCTCGCCCGAGATGTGGCGCGATATCACGCTGGCCAACCGCGATGCGCTGCTCACCGAAGTCGATGCCTATCTGCTGCAGTTGCAGAACATCCGCGCCATGATCGCCGCTGGCGATGGCCCCGGCATCGAGAAGATCTATGCCAGCGCCCAGCATGCGCGCCAGCAGTGGGCGGCCGCCATCGAGGCGGCCGAGCGCAAGGCGTCCTGA
- the pheA gene encoding prephenate dehydratase, which produces MSDDKLLPLRQKIDAIDAQILDLLNQRARVAQEVGHVKAETNAPVFRPEREAQVLRRAADRNPGPLLGADIQTIFREVMSACRALEKRVVVAYLGPEGTFSEQAVYQQFGHAIEGLSCVSIDEVFRDAEAGTADFGVVPIENSSEGVINRTLDLLLQTTLTISGEVSIPVHHSLMTASGKMEGITRICAHSQALAQCNAWLNQNYPSIERQAVASNAEAARMAGEDQSVAAIAGEIAGQKYNLQTVNAHIQDDPHNRTRFAVIGRLRTAPSGRDQTSIVLSVPNKAGAVYNLLAPLARHGVSMTRFESRPARMGAWEYYFYVDLEGHEQDEKVAQALEELRQNAAFFKLLGSYPLGL; this is translated from the coding sequence ATGAGTGACGACAAGTTGCTGCCCCTGCGCCAGAAGATCGATGCCATCGATGCGCAGATCCTCGACCTGCTGAACCAGCGCGCCCGCGTCGCGCAGGAAGTGGGCCACGTCAAGGCCGAGACCAATGCCCCGGTGTTCCGCCCCGAGCGCGAAGCCCAGGTGCTGCGCCGCGCCGCCGACCGCAATCCCGGTCCCTTGCTGGGCGCCGATATCCAGACCATCTTCCGTGAAGTAATGTCGGCCTGCCGCGCGCTGGAAAAGCGCGTGGTGGTGGCCTACCTCGGCCCTGAGGGCACCTTCAGCGAACAGGCGGTGTACCAGCAGTTCGGCCACGCCATCGAAGGCCTGTCCTGCGTCTCCATCGATGAAGTGTTCCGCGATGCCGAAGCCGGCACCGCCGATTTCGGTGTGGTGCCCATCGAGAATTCTTCCGAAGGCGTGATCAATCGCACCCTCGACCTGTTGTTGCAGACCACCCTGACCATCAGCGGTGAGGTGTCCATCCCCGTGCATCACAGCCTGATGACCGCCAGCGGCAAGATGGAGGGCATCACCCGCATCTGCGCCCACTCGCAGGCGCTGGCCCAGTGCAATGCCTGGCTGAACCAGAACTATCCGTCCATCGAACGCCAGGCCGTCGCCTCCAATGCCGAGGCTGCCCGCATGGCCGGTGAAGACCAGAGCGTGGCCGCCATTGCCGGCGAGATTGCCGGGCAGAAGTACAACCTGCAGACGGTCAACGCCCACATCCAGGACGATCCGCACAACCGCACCCGCTTTGCCGTGATCGGTCGGCTGCGGACCGCGCCCTCGGGCCGTGACCAGACTTCCATCGTGCTGTCGGTGCCCAACAAGGCCGGCGCGGTCTACAATCTGCTGGCCCCGCTGGCGCGTCACGGCGTGTCGATGACGCGCTTCGAGTCGCGCCCGGCGCGCATGGGGGCGTGGGAATACTATTTCTATGTCGACCTGGAAGGTCACGAGCAGGATGAAAAGGTTGCCCAGGCGCTGGAAGAGCTGCGCCAGAACGCCGCCTTCTTCAAGCTGCTGGGTTCCTATCCGCTGGGCCTGTAA
- the serC gene encoding 3-phosphoserine/phosphohydroxythreonine transaminase yields MVYNFSAGPAVLPKEVLQQAADEMLDWHGSGMSVMEMSHRGKEYMSIIEAALADVRALMNIPSNYKVLFLQGGAIAENAIIPMNLAALRSPAGKHEVGVADYINTGSWSTKSIKEAGRYCTVNVAASSADRKFASIPARADWKLSRNAAYVHICSNETIDGVEYQYTPEVAADTDGAPLVADMSSHILSREVDVSKYGVIYGGAQKNIGPAGVTIVIVREDLLGHALPFCPSAFDWKIVADNDSMYNTPPTYAIYIAGLVFQWIKRQGGVAALEARNIAKARLLYGYLDSTDFYSNRIAADCRSRMNVPFFLRDDALNDTFLAGAKERGLLQLKGHKSVGGMRASIYNAMPIEGVQALVDYLKDFEKQHG; encoded by the coding sequence ATGGTCTATAACTTTTCCGCCGGTCCGGCGGTATTGCCCAAGGAAGTGCTGCAACAGGCAGCCGACGAGATGCTGGACTGGCATGGCAGCGGCATGTCGGTCATGGAGATGAGCCATCGCGGCAAGGAATACATGTCCATCATCGAGGCCGCGCTGGCCGACGTGCGCGCGCTGATGAACATTCCGTCGAACTACAAGGTGCTGTTCCTGCAGGGCGGGGCCATCGCCGAGAACGCCATCATCCCGATGAACCTGGCGGCGCTGCGTTCGCCGGCCGGCAAGCACGAAGTCGGCGTGGCCGACTACATCAACACCGGTTCCTGGTCGACCAAGTCGATCAAGGAAGCGGGCCGTTACTGCACCGTGAATGTGGCCGCCTCTTCGGCCGACCGCAAGTTCGCCAGCATCCCGGCGCGCGCCGACTGGAAGCTCTCGCGCAATGCCGCCTACGTGCACATCTGCAGCAACGAGACCATCGACGGCGTCGAATACCAATACACACCGGAAGTCGCGGCCGACACCGACGGCGCACCGCTGGTGGCCGACATGTCCTCGCACATCCTCTCGCGCGAGGTGGATGTGTCGAAATACGGCGTCATCTACGGCGGCGCCCAGAAGAACATCGGTCCGGCCGGCGTGACCATCGTCATCGTGCGCGAAGACCTGCTGGGTCACGCGCTGCCGTTCTGCCCCTCGGCCTTCGACTGGAAGATCGTGGCCGACAACGATTCCATGTACAACACCCCGCCGACCTACGCGATCTACATCGCCGGGCTGGTGTTCCAGTGGATCAAGCGCCAGGGCGGGGTGGCGGCGCTGGAAGCGCGCAACATCGCCAAGGCCCGCCTGCTCTACGGCTACCTGGACAGCACCGATTTCTACAGCAACCGCATCGCAGCGGACTGCCGTTCCCGCATGAACGTGCCGTTCTTCCTGCGTGACGATGCGCTCAATGACACATTCCTGGCCGGCGCCAAAGAGCGCGGCCTGCTGCAGCTGAAAGGCCACAAGTCGGTCGGCGGCATGCGTGCATCGATCTACAACGCGATGCCGATCGAGGGCGTACAGGCCCTGGTCGATTATCTGAAAGACTTCGAAAAGCAGCACGGCTGA
- the gyrA gene encoding DNA gyrase subunit A — protein sequence MDQFAKETIPISLEEEMRKSYLDYAMSVIVGRALPDVRDGLKPVHRRVLYAMHEMNNVWNRPFVKCARVVGEVMGKYHPHGDASIYDTLVRMAQDFSLRYTLVDGQGNFGSIDGDGAAAMRYTECRLDKISNELLADIEKETVDFVPNYDGKEKEPSVLPTRIPNLLVNGSSGIAVGMATNIPPHNITEVINGALHLLANEQCTIDELIELVPAPDFPTGGIIYGVSGVRDGYRTGRGRVVMRAKTHFEEYGREGRIAIIVDELPYQVNKKALLERIAELVRDKKLEGISDLRDESDKSGMRVVIELKRGEVPEVVLNNLYKQTQLQDTFGMNMVALVDGQPRLLNLKQLLECFLSHRREVVTRRTVFELRKARERGHVLEGLAVALANIDDFIAIIRAAPTPPIAKAELMSRAWDSSMVREMLARAGEANEGGIEAFRPESLPAHYGIQSDGLYKLSDEQAQEILQMRLQRLTGLEQDKIVNEYKDVMAQIADLLDILAKPARVTAIITDELNAAKNDFGIGAKDERRSTIEHNATDLATEDLITPQDMVVTLSHTGYMKSQPVSEYRAQKRGGRGKQAMATKDDDWIDQLFIANTHDYILCFSNRGRLYWLKVWEVPQGSRNSRGKPIVNMFPLQDGEKITVILPVSGANRSFPDDRYVFMATSLGTVKKTPLSDFSNPRKAGIIAVDLDEGDFLIGAALTDGQHDVMLFSDGGKAVRFDENDVRPMGRTARGVRGMNLEETQQVIALLVAENEQQSVLTATENGFGKRTPITEYTRHGRGTKGMIAIQTSERNGKVVAATLVDSTDEIMLITTGGVLIRTRVSEIREMGRATQGVTLIAVEDGTKLSGLQRVVESDVEDAVEGDNAEGAGSEAPAAGE from the coding sequence ATGGATCAATTCGCTAAAGAAACCATCCCCATTTCCCTCGAAGAAGAGATGCGCAAGAGTTACCTCGATTACGCCATGAGCGTGATCGTGGGCCGGGCACTGCCGGATGTGCGCGATGGCTTGAAGCCGGTGCACCGCCGTGTCCTGTATGCGATGCACGAGATGAACAACGTCTGGAACCGCCCGTTCGTGAAATGCGCGCGCGTGGTCGGCGAAGTCATGGGTAAGTACCACCCGCACGGCGACGCCTCCATCTATGACACCCTGGTGCGCATGGCCCAGGACTTCTCGCTGCGCTATACCCTAGTCGATGGCCAGGGCAACTTCGGTTCCATCGACGGCGACGGCGCGGCTGCGATGCGTTATACCGAGTGCCGCCTGGACAAGATTTCCAATGAACTGCTGGCCGACATCGAGAAGGAAACCGTCGATTTCGTGCCCAACTACGACGGCAAGGAAAAGGAACCCTCGGTCCTGCCGACCCGTATCCCCAACCTGCTGGTCAACGGCTCCTCCGGCATCGCCGTGGGCATGGCCACCAACATTCCGCCGCACAACATCACCGAGGTGATCAATGGCGCGCTGCACCTGCTGGCCAACGAGCAATGCACCATCGATGAACTGATCGAGCTGGTGCCGGCGCCGGACTTCCCCACCGGCGGCATCATCTATGGCGTCTCGGGCGTGCGCGATGGTTACCGCACCGGCCGTGGCCGCGTGGTCATGCGCGCCAAGACCCACTTCGAAGAGTATGGTCGCGAAGGCCGTATCGCCATCATCGTCGATGAGCTGCCCTACCAGGTCAACAAGAAGGCGCTGCTCGAACGCATCGCCGAGCTGGTGCGCGACAAGAAGCTCGAAGGCATCTCCGACCTGCGCGACGAGTCCGACAAGTCGGGCATGCGCGTGGTCATCGAATTGAAGCGCGGCGAAGTGCCGGAAGTGGTGCTCAACAATCTGTACAAGCAGACCCAGCTGCAAGACACCTTCGGCATGAACATGGTGGCGCTGGTCGATGGCCAGCCGCGCCTGCTGAACCTCAAGCAATTGCTGGAATGCTTCCTGTCGCACCGCCGCGAAGTGGTCACCCGCCGCACCGTGTTCGAACTGCGCAAGGCGCGCGAACGTGGCCACGTGCTGGAAGGCCTGGCGGTTGCGCTGGCCAATATCGATGACTTCATCGCCATCATCCGTGCCGCACCGACCCCGCCGATCGCCAAGGCCGAACTGATGTCGCGCGCCTGGGATTCGTCCATGGTGCGTGAGATGCTGGCCCGCGCCGGCGAGGCCAATGAAGGCGGCATCGAAGCCTTCCGTCCGGAAAGCCTGCCGGCCCATTACGGCATCCAGTCCGATGGTCTCTACAAGCTCTCCGACGAACAGGCCCAGGAAATCCTGCAGATGCGTCTGCAACGCCTGACCGGTCTGGAGCAGGACAAGATCGTCAACGAATACAAGGACGTGATGGCGCAGATCGCCGATCTGCTGGACATCCTGGCCAAGCCGGCCCGCGTGACCGCCATCATCACCGACGAACTCAACGCCGCCAAGAACGACTTCGGCATCGGCGCCAAGGACGAACGTCGCTCCACCATCGAGCACAACGCCACCGACCTGGCCACCGAAGACCTGATCACGCCGCAGGACATGGTGGTCACACTCTCGCACACCGGCTACATGAAGTCGCAACCGGTTTCCGAGTACCGCGCGCAAAAGCGCGGCGGTCGCGGCAAGCAAGCCATGGCGACCAAGGATGACGACTGGATCGACCAGCTCTTCATCGCCAATACGCACGACTACATCCTGTGCTTCTCCAACCGTGGCCGCCTGTACTGGCTGAAGGTGTGGGAAGTGCCGCAGGGTTCGCGCAATTCGCGCGGCAAGCCCATCGTCAACATGTTCCCGCTGCAGGATGGCGAGAAGATCACGGTGATCCTGCCGGTGTCGGGCGCCAACCGCAGCTTCCCGGATGACCGCTATGTCTTCATGGCCACCAGCCTGGGCACGGTCAAGAAGACCCCGCTGTCGGACTTTTCCAATCCGCGCAAGGCCGGCATCATCGCAGTGGACCTGGATGAGGGCGACTTCCTGATCGGCGCTGCGCTGACCGATGGCCAGCATGACGTGATGCTGTTCTCGGACGGCGGCAAGGCCGTGCGCTTCGACGAAAACGACGTGCGCCCGATGGGCCGTACCGCCCGCGGTGTGCGCGGCATGAACCTGGAAGAAACCCAGCAGGTCATCGCCCTGCTGGTGGCCGAGAACGAACAGCAGTCCGTGCTCACCGCCACCGAAAACGGCTTCGGCAAGCGCACTCCGATCACCGAGTACACCCGTCACGGCCGTGGCACCAAGGGCATGATCGCCATCCAGACCAGCGAACGCAACGGCAAGGTCGTGGCCGCCACGCTGGTGGATTCCACCGATGAGATCATGCTGATCACCACCGGTGGCGTGCTGATCCGCACCCGTGTCTCGGAGATCCGGGAGATGGGTCGCGCCACCCAGGGTGTGACCCTGATTGCCGTGGAAGACGGCACCAAGCTGTCCGGCCTGCAACGCGTGGTCGAGTCCGATGTGGAAGATGCAGTCGAAGGCGACAATGCCGAGGGCGCCGGCAGCGAGGCTCCTGCCGCTGGCGAGTAA
- the ompA gene encoding outer membrane protein OmpA: protein MNKLAKLVFAAASAAIALSATAQETKDIKVRPNSLYLQDGRDVVTRSGYGLCWQTAYVNGPCEEPPAPAPVAAAAPAAPAAAAAPTSEKVTYAADAFFDFDKATLKPAGKAKLDELVGNLKAINLEVIIAVGHTDSIGSVAYNQKLSVRRAESVKAYLVSKGVEANRVYTEGKGKSQPVADNKTAAGRAKNRRVEIEVVGTRK from the coding sequence ATGAACAAATTAGCAAAACTCGTCTTCGCTGCTGCGTCCGCAGCCATCGCTCTGTCGGCAACTGCTCAGGAAACCAAGGACATCAAGGTTCGTCCGAACAGCCTGTACCTGCAAGATGGTCGTGACGTCGTTACCCGCAGCGGTTACGGTCTGTGCTGGCAAACCGCTTACGTGAACGGTCCGTGCGAAGAACCGCCCGCACCGGCTCCGGTTGCTGCTGCTGCTCCTGCCGCTCCGGCTGCTGCAGCTGCTCCGACCTCGGAAAAGGTCACCTACGCTGCTGACGCGTTCTTCGATTTCGACAAGGCAACCCTGAAGCCGGCTGGCAAGGCCAAGCTGGACGAACTGGTTGGCAACCTGAAGGCCATCAACCTGGAAGTCATCATCGCTGTCGGCCACACCGACTCGATCGGTTCGGTTGCCTACAACCAGAAGCTGTCGGTTCGCCGCGCTGAATCCGTGAAGGCCTACCTGGTCTCCAAGGGCGTCGAAGCCAACCGCGTCTACACCGAAGGCAAGGGCAAGTCGCAACCGGTCGCCGACAACAAGACCGCTGCTGGCCGCGCCAAGAACCGTCGTGTGGAAATCGAAGTTGTGGGTACCCGCAAGTAA
- the ubiG gene encoding bifunctional 2-polyprenyl-6-hydroxyphenol methylase/3-demethylubiquinol 3-O-methyltransferase UbiG produces MNTTTAPQANVNADPQEIQKFSELAHRWWDPGSEFRPLHEINPLRLEWINARAPLAGKKVIDIGCGGGILAESMALKGGDVTGIDLSDKALKVADLHSMESGVQVRYEKIAAEDMAAREAGQYDVVTCMEMLEHVPDPAAIVRAAATLAKPGGKLFFSTLNRNMKSYLMAIIGAEYVLRLLPKGTHDYAKFITPAELAHYTRQADLQIDGFKGMGYNPLTKIYSLNDDTSVNYLVACTKLA; encoded by the coding sequence ATGAATACGACCACCGCACCCCAGGCGAACGTGAACGCCGATCCCCAAGAGATCCAGAAATTCAGTGAACTGGCCCATCGCTGGTGGGACCCGGGTTCCGAATTCCGCCCCCTGCATGAAATCAACCCGCTGCGCCTGGAGTGGATCAATGCGCGCGCCCCGCTGGCCGGCAAGAAGGTGATCGACATCGGCTGTGGCGGCGGCATCCTGGCCGAATCGATGGCCCTCAAGGGCGGCGATGTCACCGGCATCGACCTCTCCGACAAGGCCCTGAAAGTGGCCGACCTGCACAGCATGGAATCGGGCGTGCAGGTGCGCTATGAAAAGATCGCCGCCGAAGACATGGCCGCCCGCGAAGCCGGCCAGTACGACGTGGTCACCTGCATGGAAATGCTGGAGCACGTCCCCGATCCCGCAGCCATCGTGCGCGCTGCCGCCACCCTGGCCAAGCCGGGCGGCAAGCTGTTCTTCTCCACGCTCAACCGCAACATGAAGTCCTACCTGATGGCCATCATCGGCGCCGAATACGTGCTGCGCCTGCTGCCCAAGGGGACCCACGACTACGCCAAGTTCATCACCCCGGCCGAACTGGCGCACTACACCCGCCAGGCCGACTTGCAGATCGACGGCTTCAAGGGCATGGGCTACAACCCGCTGACCAAGATCTATTCGCTCAACGACGATACCAGCGTCAACTACCTGGTGGCCTGCACCAAGCTGGCCTGA
- a CDS encoding HAD family hydrolase, translating to MPLRPPRAILFDLDGTLADTAPDLAAAANFLRQQRGLEDAPYEQLRPVASAGARGLIGAALGIRPGEDEYEELRVRFLDRYQANMTTHSRLFDGIPELLVQLEARGIAWGIVTNKAARFTDVLAPQIGLGHAGCIVSGDTTPHSKPHPAPLLEAARRLQLTPEDCWYVGDDLRDIQAGKAAAMPTIAAAWGYCGHTEPAGWEADALLHAPLQILTLLD from the coding sequence ATGCCCTTACGCCCTCCGCGCGCCATCCTGTTCGACCTCGACGGCACGCTTGCCGATACCGCCCCCGACCTGGCCGCTGCCGCCAATTTCCTGCGCCAGCAACGCGGCCTGGAAGACGCTCCCTACGAGCAGTTGCGCCCGGTCGCATCGGCCGGCGCGCGCGGACTGATCGGCGCAGCCCTGGGCATCCGTCCGGGCGAGGATGAGTATGAGGAACTGCGCGTGCGCTTTCTGGATCGCTACCAGGCCAACATGACCACCCACAGCCGCCTCTTCGACGGCATCCCTGAATTGCTGGTCCAGCTGGAAGCGCGCGGCATCGCCTGGGGCATCGTCACCAACAAGGCAGCCCGCTTCACCGATGTACTGGCGCCGCAGATCGGCCTGGGTCATGCCGGCTGCATCGTCTCCGGCGATACCACGCCGCATTCCAAACCGCACCCCGCCCCGCTGCTGGAAGCCGCCCGCCGGCTACAGCTGACGCCCGAGGATTGCTGGTACGTCGGTGATGACCTGCGCGACATCCAGGCAGGCAAGGCCGCCGCCATGCCCACCATCGCCGCCGCCTGGGGCTACTGCGGCCACACCGAACCTGCGGGATGGGAGGCCGATGCGCTATTGCATGCGCCATTGCAGATCCTGACCCTGCTGGACTGA